One Acutalibacter muris DNA window includes the following coding sequences:
- a CDS encoding AbrB/MazE/SpoVT family DNA-binding domain-containing protein, whose product MEVEEKTLRILGKRGRVTIPQEVRDAIGMARGDVVSFAVVGDDCAQVKRERICDNCSTEPPQMIKLLVQAMHLAENSPQSQRAFEVLTGLSPAQQYEYVAKIIADWAERVHED is encoded by the coding sequence ATGGAAGTAGAAGAAAAGACTTTGAGAATACTCGGCAAAAGAGGCCGGGTGACCATTCCGCAGGAGGTGCGTGACGCCATCGGCATGGCCCGCGGCGATGTGGTCAGTTTCGCCGTGGTGGGTGATGACTGTGCGCAGGTCAAGCGGGAGCGCATATGTGATAACTGCTCCACCGAACCGCCCCAGATGATCAAGCTGCTGGTACAGGCCATGCACCTGGCTGAGAACAGCCCTCAGAGCCAGCGGGCGTTCGAGGTCTTGACCGGCCTCTCCCCCGCCCAGCAGTATGAGTATGTGGCCAAGATTATCGCGGATTGGGCGGAGCGCGTACATGAAGATTAG
- a CDS encoding DNA adenine methylase — protein sequence MIPWVGGKQALCRSIISRFPADFRERTYVEVFGGGASVLLNKERSVKEVYNDFNSNLVNLFRMVREHPKELQAALRYILNSREDFDTVKARLAQGHNKDPVLWARDFFQLIKQSYGGGGTSFGGSPRSTWAAFPLIDAVAERFQYVVVEHMSYERLIKTHDSDETIFYLDPPYVLTEDYYGNLFGFKDHMLLADILLGTKALWLLSYNDCDTIRALYSVPGIYIEKIERINNMAQRYDPGNMYQELLISNYDTSLVVPDQISLTGFAPVERNYIWK from the coding sequence TTGATTCCGTGGGTAGGCGGGAAACAGGCCCTGTGCAGGTCAATCATCAGCCGGTTCCCGGCAGACTTCCGCGAGCGCACCTATGTGGAGGTGTTCGGCGGCGGGGCCTCCGTCCTGCTGAACAAGGAGCGCTCGGTCAAGGAAGTCTACAACGACTTCAACTCCAATCTCGTCAACCTCTTCCGCATGGTGCGTGAGCACCCCAAGGAGCTGCAGGCCGCTCTGCGTTACATCCTCAACTCTCGGGAGGATTTCGATACCGTCAAAGCAAGGCTCGCGCAGGGCCATAACAAGGACCCTGTCCTGTGGGCGCGGGACTTTTTTCAGCTTATCAAGCAGAGCTACGGTGGCGGCGGCACATCTTTTGGAGGGAGTCCCCGGTCAACATGGGCCGCTTTTCCCTTGATAGACGCAGTCGCGGAGCGGTTCCAGTATGTCGTTGTGGAACACATGAGCTACGAGCGGCTCATCAAGACCCATGACAGCGATGAAACGATTTTCTACCTCGACCCGCCCTATGTTCTCACCGAGGACTACTACGGCAACCTGTTTGGGTTCAAAGACCATATGCTGCTGGCGGATATCCTGCTGGGGACGAAAGCTCTGTGGCTCTTGTCCTACAACGACTGTGACACCATCCGGGCACTTTACAGTGTGCCGGGCATCTACATCGAGAAAATCGAGCGCATCAACAACATGGCCCAACGGTACGACCCGGGGAATATGTATCAGGAGCTGCTCATCTCCAACTATGACACCTCGCTGGTGGTACCGGATCAGATATCATTAACCGGGTTCGCCCCGGTAGAAAGGAATTATATATGGAAGTAG
- a CDS encoding DUF4314 domain-containing protein — translation MNFDRNKVEMVKRRYPVGTRIRLNSLCNVERDMPAGLCGTVIGVDDQPSLLMKWDNGRSLSLMPFEDDFAVIGQEMDVETGQQEQSL, via the coding sequence ATGAACTTCGACAGGAATAAGGTTGAGATGGTCAAAAGGCGGTATCCTGTGGGTACGCGAATCCGGCTGAACAGCCTGTGCAACGTTGAGCGCGATATGCCTGCTGGGCTTTGCGGAACCGTTATCGGCGTAGACGACCAGCCGAGCCTGCTCATGAAGTGGGACAACGGCAGGTCGCTGAGCCTTATGCCATTTGAGGACGATTTCGCCGTCATCGGGCAAGAGATGGACGTGGAAACCGGCCAGCAGGAGCAATCGCTATGA
- a CDS encoding DUF4240 domain-containing protein, with product MANPDEQIIPGCKVMSKDGFWNLIAEVKAACGQDQEKYMDMLKARLKELGSEYAQDFHDIVHAYEDLAYKYGLWSASELMGLATDDSFIDFRAWLISQGKEAYFSDLKDPDSLADLDPGDGYWFESFTYAGDSALEELTGKSAYDHTDRAAYEKMIEALKADIDYGEGINYPYEGEEITDYFPRLYERYMHSSGEFIYEGNWNYNDPEIIEARQAGPPPKPEKNMDMGGM from the coding sequence ATGGCAAACCCAGATGAGCAAATAATCCCTGGCTGCAAGGTCATGAGCAAGGACGGTTTCTGGAACCTCATTGCAGAGGTCAAGGCCGCCTGCGGTCAAGACCAGGAAAAGTACATGGATATGCTCAAAGCCCGCCTCAAAGAGCTCGGCTCTGAGTACGCCCAGGACTTCCATGACATCGTCCACGCCTACGAGGACTTGGCCTACAAATACGGCCTTTGGAGTGCCTCCGAGCTCATGGGCCTTGCTACGGACGACAGTTTCATCGACTTCCGGGCCTGGCTCATTTCACAGGGCAAAGAGGCGTACTTCTCAGATCTCAAGGATCCGGATTCTCTTGCTGACTTAGACCCAGGCGACGGTTACTGGTTCGAGTCATTCACATACGCCGGGGACAGTGCGCTGGAGGAACTGACCGGCAAGAGCGCCTATGACCATACGGACAGGGCCGCATACGAAAAGATGATCGAGGCGCTGAAAGCTGACATTGACTACGGTGAGGGCATCAATTACCCCTATGAGGGCGAGGAGATAACTGACTACTTTCCACGGCTGTACGAGCGCTATATGCACAGCAGCGGGGAGTTTATCTATGAAGGCAACTGGAACTACAATGACCCGGAGATCATCGAGGCTAGACAAGCCGGGCCGCCGCCAAAGCCGGAAAAAAATATGGATATGGGTGGGATGTAA